The Arthrobacter russicus genome has a segment encoding these proteins:
- a CDS encoding GPW/gp25 family protein produces MARDFVGAGWPFPLRTDRTGSVALVDSTREVEESIALILATSPGERPMRPDFGCAVHDYVFAPADASTAGDIAYAVQVALERWEPRIDLEDVTVRFDQVDEGVLLIDISYALRGSNDPRNLVFPFYVIPRHREEDS; encoded by the coding sequence ATGGCACGAGACTTCGTCGGGGCCGGTTGGCCCTTTCCGTTGCGCACCGACCGCACTGGCAGCGTCGCCTTGGTCGACAGCACCCGGGAGGTCGAAGAAAGCATCGCCCTGATCCTGGCGACCTCGCCGGGGGAACGCCCGATGCGGCCGGACTTCGGCTGCGCCGTGCACGATTACGTTTTCGCCCCGGCGGACGCTTCGACGGCAGGCGATATCGCCTATGCGGTCCAGGTCGCGCTGGAGCGCTGGGAGCCGCGCATCGACCTCGAAGACGTCACCGTGCGGTTCGACCAGGTGGATGAGGGAGTGCTGTTGATCGACATCTCCTACGCGTTGCGGGGCAGCAACGACCCGCGCAACCTGGTCTTCCCGTTCTACGTCATTCCCCGGCACCGAGAGGAAGATTCCTGA